A single window of Cytobacillus dafuensis DNA harbors:
- a CDS encoding sensor domain-containing protein codes for MNVSDIVFNHMQEGIILLNKDFNIMSLNPAAKKITLFKDEDADGIDFASLFNRMNDFLTIKYILLEMGNWEGEVQKKRKNGELYTEWMMIRTFTEEGADDSQYIVIFNDYTQQKISQNEKKLAEKVLENTSEGVMITDKNSRIISVNPAFEIVTGYSNEEVVGKNPNILQSGIHDVLFYKNMWEQIEDIGYWKGEIWNKRKSGEVFPEWITISSIKDDHGNINNFVAVFTDITDRKHAEDQLRYLAHHDSLTGVANRYSLNKRLEGLLHTAQKYKQLLAILFLDLDRFKQINDTLGHNYGDMLLKNVSSRLKGIIKNKDMIARLGGDEFVIVLPNIKHPKEAVHIAEGIIEALSKSFLLNNQEVFVTTSIGISLYPLDGNNIESLLRNADKAMYEAKYSGRNQYELYHTEMHRNESKKMIMENNLRRALERNEIYLVYHPVMDANTNEIVSVEALVRWKQKQLGVISPSEFIPLAEESGLIIPISEWIIQKACEDLKMIHLQGKPKLRMSINISAIHFNQENFVKSIDDIIQKTNVNPNYINFELTESMIMPKANESVDKLVKLKQLGIKLSIDDFGTGYSSLSYLNRFPLDILKIDKSFVSGLLNYKEDCSIVEAIITMAHRLHLKVIAEGVENKKQYEFLKKENCDYIQGFYFSKPLPFHKLITFFESWDQEFIK; via the coding sequence ATGAATGTATCTGACATTGTATTTAACCATATGCAGGAAGGAATCATCCTCTTAAACAAGGATTTTAACATTATGTCATTAAATCCAGCTGCGAAAAAGATCACACTTTTTAAAGATGAGGATGCAGATGGGATTGATTTCGCTTCTTTGTTTAATAGGATGAATGATTTTCTCACAATTAAATATATCCTCCTAGAAATGGGGAATTGGGAGGGTGAAGTTCAAAAGAAAAGAAAAAATGGTGAATTATATACAGAATGGATGATGATCCGAACATTTACTGAAGAAGGAGCAGATGATTCCCAATATATAGTTATTTTCAACGATTATACTCAACAAAAGATTTCGCAAAATGAAAAAAAGCTAGCAGAAAAGGTTCTTGAAAATACAAGTGAAGGTGTCATGATTACAGATAAAAACAGCAGGATTATTTCTGTAAATCCTGCCTTTGAAATCGTTACGGGATATAGTAATGAAGAAGTAGTAGGAAAGAATCCAAATATTCTCCAATCAGGAATCCACGATGTATTATTTTATAAAAATATGTGGGAACAAATTGAAGATATTGGTTATTGGAAAGGTGAAATTTGGAATAAACGCAAAAGTGGAGAGGTTTTTCCGGAATGGATAACAATTAGCTCCATTAAAGATGACCATGGCAATATTAATAACTTTGTTGCGGTTTTTACAGATATTACAGATAGGAAACATGCGGAAGATCAGCTTAGGTACTTAGCACATCATGATTCACTTACAGGGGTAGCAAACCGTTATAGTTTAAATAAGCGTCTCGAAGGTTTATTACATACAGCACAAAAATATAAGCAGCTGCTTGCCATTCTTTTCCTTGATTTAGATAGATTTAAGCAAATAAATGATACACTTGGCCATAATTATGGGGATATGCTCTTAAAAAATGTATCATCAAGACTTAAGGGGATCATAAAAAATAAAGATATGATTGCCCGCCTTGGTGGGGATGAGTTTGTCATTGTCTTACCTAATATTAAGCATCCAAAGGAAGCTGTTCATATTGCAGAAGGAATAATAGAAGCATTATCAAAATCATTTCTGCTAAACAATCAGGAAGTTTTTGTTACAACGAGTATTGGAATTAGTTTATATCCATTGGATGGAAATAATATAGAGTCATTGTTACGAAATGCAGATAAGGCGATGTACGAGGCAAAATATAGCGGAAGAAATCAGTATGAGCTCTACCATACAGAAATGCATCGAAATGAATCTAAAAAAATGATCATGGAAAATAATTTACGGCGAGCATTAGAGCGTAATGAAATTTATCTTGTGTATCACCCTGTAATGGATGCAAACACGAATGAAATCGTAAGTGTAGAAGCACTAGTCAGATGGAAACAAAAGCAATTAGGTGTGATTTCACCTTCTGAATTTATTCCACTAGCTGAAGAATCAGGTTTAATTATCCCTATAAGTGAATGGATTATTCAAAAAGCATGTGAAGATTTAAAAATGATTCACTTACAAGGAAAACCTAAACTAAGAATGAGCATAAATATATCAGCCATTCATTTTAATCAGGAAAATTTTGTAAAATCTATTGATGACATTATTCAAAAGACTAATGTTAATCCTAATTATATCAATTTTGAGTTAACAGAAAGTATGATTATGCCAAAAGCAAATGAATCTGTGGATAAGCTCGTAAAATTAAAACAGCTTGGAATAAAATTATCTATAGATGATTTTGGAACTGGATATTCTTCATTAAGCTATTTGAATCGCTTTCCACTTGATATCTTAAAAATTGATAAAAGCTTTGTAAGCGGATTGTTGAATTATAAAGAAGACTGCTCAATTGTGGAGGCAATTATCACAATGGCACATCGCCTGCATCTCAAAGTGATTGCAGAAGGTGTAGAAAACAAAAAACAATATGAGTTTCTTAAAAAAGAAAATTGTGATTATATTCAAGGATTTTATTTTTCAAAACCTCTCCCTTTTCATAAGCTAATAACCTTTTTTGAAAGTTGGGATCAGGAATTCATTAAATAG
- a CDS encoding DEAD/DEAH box helicase translates to MKVRKNLNEIMKEMKESDPFKHNIVHWHTIDEKEANTTDLPINLHPTLKDALQKRGITSLYTHQKLAYDTAMKGKSLVAVTPTASGKTLCYNLPVLQTVINDPSSRALYMFPTKALAQDQKSEINEIIEDSGLAINSYTYDGDTPSNIRQKVRKAGHVVITNPDMLHSAILPHHTKWVSLFENLKFVIIDELHIYRGVFGSHVANVIRRLQRICRFYGSDPIFICTSATIANPLELAEKLTEKSVELINKNGAPSGKKHFVFYNPPIVNKPLNIRRSATLEARKLAAALLVNKVQTIIFARSRVRVEILLTYLQDLIKHKLGPKAIRGYRGGYLPTERREIEKGLRSGEIYGVVSTNALELGVDIGQLQVCIMTGFPGTIASSWQQAGRAGRRHGESLVIMVASSSPLDQYVIQNPDYFFKRSPETARINPDNLIILIDHIKCAAYELPFKVGEPFGSFETDEVLEYLAEERILFQNGEKYYWMNDSFPAHNISLRSASQENVVIIDQSDITNVKVIGEMDQFSAMTLLHDEAIYLHQGKQYQVEKLDWEEKKAFVSEVNVNYFTDANLAVQLKVLEQDKHRFTASGEIGYGDVSVTAMATLFKKIKFETHENIGSGPITLPEAELHTSSTWFSLNEDFLNNDQGRLEQGLIGAAHALRHIAPLFVMCDPQDIHVVPQVKAEHNEKPTIFFYDRYPGGVGLCEKIYEGFEHVLMEAGEMVNKCQCDDGCPSCIGTDTSSDTAKRDVQSILAIFTNMTIRTGGNHVN, encoded by the coding sequence ATGAAAGTACGGAAAAACTTAAATGAAATCATGAAGGAAATGAAAGAATCAGATCCTTTTAAACATAATATAGTTCATTGGCACACAATTGATGAAAAAGAGGCAAATACTACAGACCTTCCAATAAATTTACATCCCACTCTAAAAGATGCATTACAAAAAAGGGGGATTACGAGTCTATATACGCATCAAAAATTAGCATATGATACGGCTATGAAAGGGAAAAGTCTTGTTGCAGTTACTCCAACAGCTTCTGGGAAAACGTTATGCTACAATCTTCCAGTTTTGCAAACGGTCATAAATGATCCAAGTTCAAGAGCACTTTATATGTTTCCAACAAAAGCTTTAGCACAGGATCAAAAAAGTGAAATAAACGAAATCATTGAAGATTCAGGATTGGCGATAAACAGTTATACATATGATGGTGACACTCCATCAAATATACGCCAGAAGGTTCGGAAAGCAGGACATGTCGTGATAACAAATCCTGATATGCTGCATTCTGCCATCTTGCCTCATCATACAAAATGGGTTTCCTTATTCGAGAACTTGAAGTTTGTTATTATTGATGAACTTCATATTTATAGAGGTGTTTTTGGAAGCCATGTAGCAAATGTTATAAGACGTTTGCAGAGAATTTGTCGTTTTTACGGGAGCGATCCAATTTTTATTTGTACTTCAGCGACTATTGCAAATCCATTAGAGCTTGCTGAAAAGCTTACAGAAAAATCAGTTGAATTAATCAATAAAAATGGAGCACCAAGCGGAAAAAAGCATTTTGTTTTTTATAATCCTCCAATTGTCAATAAGCCATTAAATATTAGAAGAAGTGCTACTTTAGAAGCCAGGAAGCTAGCTGCTGCCCTTTTGGTAAACAAAGTCCAGACGATAATTTTTGCTAGGAGCAGAGTAAGAGTTGAAATTTTGCTGACATATTTGCAGGATTTAATTAAGCATAAATTAGGTCCGAAAGCAATTCGAGGTTATCGAGGAGGTTATTTGCCAACGGAGAGGAGAGAAATTGAGAAAGGCCTTCGTTCAGGTGAAATTTATGGTGTAGTTAGTACAAATGCACTTGAACTAGGAGTGGATATCGGACAGCTTCAGGTATGCATTATGACGGGCTTTCCCGGGACGATAGCAAGCTCTTGGCAGCAAGCTGGCCGAGCAGGGCGAAGGCATGGAGAATCCCTTGTTATTATGGTAGCAAGCAGCAGTCCGCTTGATCAGTACGTCATTCAGAACCCGGATTATTTTTTCAAAAGAAGCCCTGAAACAGCAAGAATAAACCCTGATAACTTAATTATTTTAATTGATCACATAAAATGTGCGGCATATGAGCTTCCATTTAAAGTTGGAGAGCCATTTGGTTCATTTGAAACAGATGAGGTTCTAGAATACTTAGCAGAAGAAAGAATCCTTTTTCAAAATGGAGAAAAATATTATTGGATGAATGACTCATTTCCTGCCCATAATATAAGCCTTCGTTCTGCCTCACAAGAAAATGTTGTCATAATTGATCAATCTGATATTACGAATGTGAAAGTGATTGGGGAAATGGACCAATTTTCTGCCATGACATTACTTCATGATGAAGCTATTTATCTTCACCAAGGTAAGCAATATCAAGTAGAGAAGCTTGATTGGGAGGAGAAAAAAGCATTTGTTAGTGAGGTTAATGTTAATTATTTCACAGATGCCAATCTTGCCGTTCAGCTAAAGGTTCTAGAACAAGATAAACATCGGTTTACAGCTTCGGGTGAAATAGGCTATGGGGATGTAAGTGTCACAGCAATGGCAACACTTTTTAAGAAAATTAAATTTGAAACTCACGAAAATATAGGTTCTGGTCCGATTACTCTGCCTGAGGCAGAGTTGCATACGAGTTCTACATGGTTTTCTTTAAATGAGGATTTTTTAAACAATGATCAAGGACGTTTGGAGCAGGGGCTAATAGGGGCAGCTCATGCGTTAAGACATATTGCACCACTATTTGTCATGTGTGATCCTCAAGATATTCATGTTGTTCCTCAAGTGAAAGCTGAACATAATGAAAAACCGACAATATTCTTCTATGATCGTTATCCGGGTGGGGTTGGATTATGCGAAAAGATATATGAAGGATTCGAACATGTACTGATGGAAGCAGGAGAAATGGTGAATAAGTGTCAATGTGATGATGGCTGTCCTTCCTGTATTGGGACAGACACGTCTTCTGACACAGCTAAAAGAGATGTGCAAAGTATTTTAGCGATTTTTACAAATATGACGATTCGCACTGGTGGAAATCATGTCAATTAA
- a CDS encoding ribonuclease H-like domain-containing protein translates to MSIKSKLNRLKPHLSTDRTEKEKFQSSHHEEIPYREFWVKEGVSPYYFDGDYCLVREKEFPIDQKHGIYSFSQFSDAVEAWNSSNVDHPLSAAGYKPESFFFFDTETTGLGGGVGNTIFILGHASLIDNKVKLKQHILPHPGAEIPLYKSFLDSVDYRTMATYNGKSFDWPQVKTRHTLIKEHVPKLPPFGHFDLYHASRRMWKHKLDRMKLSIVEKEVLGVERKDDLPGYLAPMIYFDFVERKDPQGMIGILKHNEIDILSLISLYTHLSFQILRLDKKQTSREIYEVGRWFSHLGDSDSAKEVFSHISQGNNLDSLHAKHALAYEYKKQKKWPEAEELWMAIADAGNNKIMLEACIELAKIYEHREKNYRKALIYTEKAKSISHTVENKKSPFSEEDLNKRLARLLKK, encoded by the coding sequence ATGTCAATTAAAAGCAAGCTAAATAGATTAAAACCACATTTGTCGACTGATCGTACAGAAAAGGAAAAATTTCAAAGCTCTCACCATGAAGAAATACCTTATAGAGAATTTTGGGTAAAAGAGGGGGTATCCCCATATTATTTCGATGGAGATTACTGCCTTGTGCGAGAGAAAGAATTTCCAATCGACCAGAAACATGGTATTTATTCTTTTTCTCAATTCTCAGATGCAGTTGAAGCGTGGAATTCTTCAAATGTAGATCATCCTCTTTCTGCAGCTGGCTATAAACCAGAAAGCTTTTTTTTCTTTGATACTGAGACAACTGGCCTTGGAGGAGGGGTAGGAAATACGATCTTTATCCTTGGACATGCAAGCTTAATTGATAACAAGGTAAAACTAAAACAACATATTTTGCCACATCCAGGTGCGGAAATCCCTTTGTATAAAAGCTTTCTTGATAGTGTCGATTATAGAACAATGGCAACATATAATGGAAAATCATTTGATTGGCCGCAAGTTAAGACTAGGCATACGCTAATTAAGGAACATGTGCCAAAGCTTCCTCCATTTGGTCATTTTGATCTATATCATGCTTCTAGAAGAATGTGGAAACATAAACTGGATAGAATGAAGCTTTCAATCGTAGAAAAGGAAGTGTTAGGGGTAGAGAGGAAGGATGATCTTCCAGGTTATCTTGCTCCGATGATTTATTTTGATTTTGTGGAAAGAAAAGATCCACAAGGGATGATTGGTATTTTAAAGCATAATGAAATTGATATTTTATCACTTATTAGTTTATATACTCATCTTTCTTTTCAAATACTTCGACTTGATAAGAAACAGACGTCCAGGGAAATATATGAAGTTGGAAGGTGGTTTTCCCATCTAGGGGACTCAGATTCTGCTAAAGAAGTATTTTCACATATTTCACAAGGCAATAATCTTGATTCACTTCATGCTAAACATGCTCTTGCTTATGAGTATAAAAAGCAAAAAAAATGGCCGGAAGCGGAAGAATTATGGATGGCAATTGCAGACGCAGGAAATAACAAAATAATGTTGGAGGCCTGCATTGAACTTGCAAAAATCTATGAACACCGTGAGAAAAACTATAGAAAAGCACTCATTTATACAGAAAAGGCTAAATCAATTTCCCATACTGTAGAGAATAAAAAATCACCATTTTCAGAAGAAGACCTTAATAAAAGACTTGCAAGACTTTTAAAAAAATAA
- the hcp gene encoding hydroxylamine reductase, whose translation MFCYQCEQTPTGGCKVIGVCGKDETIASLQDTIIFGLKGIAAYRTHANQLGYTDPFVDATTHEALYLTLTNSNFNVQEHIEMAMKVGRSAVRVMEILDEAHTKRLGIPEPIRVSQNKIEGKCIIVTGHNLFALQELLKQTEGKGINIYTHSEMLPAHGYPELKKYPHLKGNIGKAWYDQRRLFEKFPGAILATTNCVMPIKGTYADRMFSYEVAGLENVLKIENDDFSPLISRALELPEANIESDETLLTGFHHETVLGLAPEVVSAVKEGKIKRFFVIAGCDAPGKGGEYYRELATSLPPETVILTTSCGKFRFNDVDYGVVPGTNIPRYIDLGQCNNSGSTVKIAKALAEAFECEINELPVSIVLSWFEQKAVAILLGLFSLGIQDIRIGPKAPEFISEGVLNVLQETFNLKLIGTAQEDMQEMLQLV comes from the coding sequence ATGTTTTGTTACCAATGTGAGCAGACGCCAACTGGGGGATGTAAAGTAATCGGTGTTTGTGGAAAAGATGAAACAATCGCAAGCTTACAGGATACAATAATTTTTGGGTTGAAGGGTATTGCCGCTTATCGTACACATGCGAATCAGTTGGGATATACAGATCCATTTGTCGATGCTACAACACATGAGGCCCTTTATTTAACATTAACTAATTCTAACTTTAATGTTCAGGAACATATAGAAATGGCGATGAAGGTCGGACGTTCTGCTGTTAGAGTAATGGAAATTCTTGATGAAGCCCATACAAAAAGACTTGGTATTCCAGAACCGATCCGTGTTTCACAAAATAAAATTGAAGGTAAATGTATTATTGTTACAGGGCATAATTTATTTGCACTTCAAGAGCTATTAAAGCAAACAGAAGGAAAAGGTATCAATATTTATACCCACTCGGAAATGCTTCCAGCACATGGCTATCCAGAATTGAAAAAATATCCTCATTTGAAAGGGAATATCGGTAAAGCTTGGTATGACCAACGACGCTTATTTGAAAAATTCCCAGGAGCGATTTTGGCAACAACGAACTGTGTTATGCCAATTAAAGGTACATATGCTGACCGCATGTTCTCCTATGAAGTGGCAGGTCTTGAAAATGTTTTGAAAATCGAAAATGATGATTTTAGCCCATTAATTAGTCGAGCATTAGAATTGCCTGAAGCAAATATTGAATCCGATGAAACTTTATTGACAGGCTTCCATCATGAAACTGTATTAGGTCTTGCTCCTGAGGTCGTTTCAGCTGTTAAAGAAGGAAAGATTAAAAGGTTTTTCGTTATTGCAGGCTGTGATGCGCCAGGCAAGGGAGGAGAATACTATCGTGAATTAGCTACATCCTTACCGCCAGAAACAGTTATTTTAACAACATCTTGTGGGAAGTTCCGTTTTAATGATGTTGACTATGGGGTCGTACCTGGTACAAATATCCCAAGATATATTGATTTAGGCCAATGCAATAATTCCGGATCTACTGTAAAAATTGCAAAAGCATTGGCAGAGGCTTTTGAATGTGAAATTAATGAGCTGCCAGTAAGTATCGTGCTTTCATGGTTCGAACAGAAGGCAGTTGCCATCCTTTTAGGATTGTTTAGCTTAGGAATCCAAGATATTCGTATCGGACCAAAAGCGCCAGAATTTATTTCAGAGGGAGTATTAAATGTCCTTCAAGAAACATTTAATCTAAAACTAATTGGCACAGCTCAAGAAGATATGCAAGAAATGCTGCAATTAGTATAG
- a CDS encoding CotD family spore coat protein yields MYCGPRPSHVLPAIVHPTKCCVNNSFQNNIVPHIHPSHTTNVNHVHFQHVHSFPHTQSVVNEVTNQQFVAAPGPFPGGYGGGFGVPRPGMFGGGPFY; encoded by the coding sequence ATGTACTGTGGACCTAGACCATCTCATGTTTTGCCTGCGATTGTTCATCCAACAAAATGTTGTGTTAACAATTCTTTTCAAAACAATATCGTCCCACATATTCATCCTAGTCATACAACTAATGTAAACCACGTTCATTTTCAACATGTGCACTCATTTCCACACACTCAATCAGTTGTGAATGAAGTGACAAATCAGCAGTTTGTTGCAGCACCTGGACCATTTCCTGGTGGATATGGCGGAGGTTTCGGTGTTCCAAGACCAGGCATGTTCGGTGGGGGACCGTTTTATTGA
- a CDS encoding Hsp20/alpha crystallin family protein, producing the protein MSDQGRKEKNEPFGEIMKSMNQFFHEKPVKGFLQTMDDFFKNPSPFHSSFHIDVHETAGEHIITAELPGVKREQIQLDVLDNYITITINSNELFTEEDENQKFVKRRQSMHRSSRTIPLPQPINERKVKATYQNGLLQIRIPKQVGKKIIIDEIK; encoded by the coding sequence ATGAGTGATCAAGGAAGAAAGGAAAAAAATGAACCGTTTGGCGAAATAATGAAATCAATGAATCAATTTTTCCACGAGAAGCCTGTTAAGGGTTTTTTACAAACGATGGATGATTTTTTTAAAAACCCCTCCCCATTTCATTCATCATTTCATATTGATGTACATGAAACCGCAGGTGAGCATATTATTACTGCAGAACTTCCTGGGGTAAAGCGTGAACAAATTCAACTAGATGTGCTGGATAATTATATAACTATTACTATTAATTCAAATGAATTATTTACTGAAGAGGATGAAAATCAGAAATTCGTTAAACGGCGGCAATCTATGCATAGATCAAGTAGAACCATCCCTCTTCCGCAACCCATTAATGAAAGAAAAGTAAAAGCGACTTATCAGAATGGTCTTTTACAAATACGTATTCCGAAACAGGTAGGAAAAAAAATCATAATCGATGAAATCAAATAA
- a CDS encoding THUMP domain-containing class I SAM-dependent RNA methyltransferase, with product MKYDLIATSAMGLEALVAKEVRALGYDCEVENGKITYKGDALAIARSNMWLRTADRIKIKIGEFKATTFDELFEKTKSLPWENYLPENAEFPVTGKSVKSKLFSVSDCQAIVKKAIVERMRSHYKKTGWFEENGPLFKIEVALHKDIALISLDASGSGLHKRGYRAGQGEAPLKETLAAALVMLTNWTPEKPFVDPFCGSGTIPIEAALIGQNIAPGFNREFVSESWNWIPEKVWEEARNETEDLAKYDQPLDITGTDIDHRMVKIAQENAFEAGFGDLISFKQMQVKDFTTPKEYGVIVGNPPYGERLGDKEAVQKMYEEMGKTFSLLDTWSIYILTSNEEFEKYYGKPATKKRKLFNGFIRTDYYQYWGKRPPKS from the coding sequence ATGAAGTATGATTTAATTGCAACATCTGCAATGGGGCTTGAAGCTTTAGTTGCTAAAGAAGTGCGTGCTCTAGGGTATGATTGTGAAGTTGAAAATGGAAAAATAACATATAAAGGCGATGCTCTTGCGATTGCCCGTTCTAATATGTGGCTGAGAACAGCTGATAGAATAAAAATAAAAATCGGTGAATTCAAGGCAACCACTTTTGATGAGCTGTTTGAAAAAACGAAATCATTGCCATGGGAAAATTATTTGCCAGAAAATGCTGAGTTTCCGGTTACTGGGAAATCCGTCAAATCAAAGCTCTTTAGTGTTTCTGACTGTCAGGCAATCGTTAAAAAGGCAATTGTTGAAAGAATGAGATCTCATTATAAAAAAACGGGCTGGTTTGAAGAAAATGGACCTCTGTTCAAAATAGAAGTTGCTCTACATAAAGATATAGCTTTAATTTCATTAGATGCCAGTGGAAGCGGTCTTCATAAACGAGGGTACAGAGCTGGACAAGGGGAAGCACCTTTAAAAGAAACACTTGCTGCTGCCCTAGTTATGCTTACAAATTGGACACCAGAGAAGCCTTTTGTCGATCCATTTTGTGGATCAGGTACTATCCCTATTGAAGCCGCATTAATTGGACAAAATATTGCTCCAGGATTTAATCGAGAATTTGTTTCAGAGTCGTGGAATTGGATACCAGAAAAAGTATGGGAAGAAGCACGAAATGAAACGGAAGATTTAGCGAAATATGATCAGCCACTTGATATTACAGGAACTGATATTGATCACCGCATGGTCAAAATTGCTCAAGAAAATGCTTTTGAAGCGGGATTTGGAGATTTAATTAGCTTCAAGCAAATGCAGGTGAAGGATTTTACAACGCCAAAGGAATACGGAGTAATCGTTGGGAATCCACCATATGGTGAAAGACTTGGAGATAAAGAAGCTGTACAGAAAATGTATGAAGAAATGGGAAAAACATTTTCATTACTTGATACTTGGTCCATTTATATACTTACTTCAAATGAAGAATTTGAAAAATATTACGGAAAACCAGCAACAAAAAAACGAAAGTTATTCAATGGATTTATCCGTACAGATTATTATCAATATTGGGGAAAAAGACCGCCAAAAAGCTAA
- a CDS encoding Crp/Fnr family transcriptional regulator produces the protein MFNLEIKKVLSQFTLFRDLSDSEMEKIIEISISREWKKGSHVFMQDDPLENVYFIQSGRIKIYKSDINGREQIVAILKSGEMFPHVGFFRKGGYPAFSEVLENSILVVVPIDLFEKVLIENPELCIKVFKVLGEKIVDLQERLESQILNNTYEQIIKLLVRLAKIHGEEMDEGLYLLKTEFTNKDLANMIGTTRETVSRTLTKLKKDHLIETDSAGNIIIDPDRLLEEIF, from the coding sequence ATGTTTAATTTAGAAATAAAAAAAGTACTGTCGCAATTCACTCTTTTTCGAGACTTAAGTGATTCAGAAATGGAAAAAATTATTGAAATCTCTATCTCTAGGGAATGGAAGAAGGGCAGTCATGTCTTTATGCAGGATGATCCACTTGAAAATGTATATTTTATACAAAGTGGACGGATAAAGATTTATAAAAGTGATATTAATGGGAGAGAGCAAATCGTAGCAATATTGAAAAGTGGCGAGATGTTTCCACATGTCGGCTTTTTTCGTAAAGGCGGGTATCCTGCTTTTTCTGAAGTACTAGAAAATTCAATACTAGTCGTTGTCCCTATTGATCTATTTGAAAAAGTATTAATTGAAAATCCTGAGCTTTGTATTAAAGTATTTAAAGTACTTGGAGAAAAAATCGTTGATTTACAAGAAAGATTGGAGTCGCAAATCCTTAATAATACGTATGAACAAATTATTAAACTACTTGTCCGTTTGGCAAAAATTCATGGGGAAGAAATGGATGAAGGATTGTATCTTTTAAAAACTGAATTCACGAATAAGGACCTTGCCAATATGATTGGAACGACGAGAGAAACCGTGAGTAGAACATTAACAAAGCTAAAAAAAGACCATTTAATTGAAACTGACTCAGCAGGGAATATTATTATTGATCCTGACCGGCTGTTGGAAGAAATTTTTTAG
- a CDS encoding DUF1273 domain-containing protein, whose protein sequence is MASIAVVSGYKPYEIGIFKNDDPAVLYIKTAIKANLISLLEDGLEWVMISGQLGTELWAAEVVFDLQLEGYEDLKLAVITPFMNQEESWKESNREWYESIIIQADFVDSVSRKPYENSWQFRLKNQFFIQKSDVLLLFYDTEKEGSPKYIYEEAKKEQEKNEYEIRLINFDDLQVIVEEEQMKLMDD, encoded by the coding sequence ATGGCTAGTATTGCGGTTGTATCTGGTTATAAACCATATGAAATTGGCATATTTAAAAACGATGATCCTGCTGTTTTGTATATAAAAACGGCCATAAAAGCCAATCTAATTTCCTTATTAGAAGATGGCCTGGAATGGGTAATGATTAGCGGACAGCTTGGAACAGAATTATGGGCAGCTGAAGTAGTTTTTGATTTACAGCTTGAAGGATATGAAGATTTAAAGCTGGCAGTAATTACTCCATTTATGAATCAGGAAGAATCTTGGAAAGAATCGAATAGAGAATGGTACGAATCGATAATCATCCAAGCTGATTTTGTCGATTCTGTTTCTCGAAAACCTTATGAGAATTCTTGGCAATTTCGCCTTAAAAACCAATTTTTTATTCAGAAAAGCGATGTGCTGCTTTTATTTTATGATACTGAAAAAGAAGGTAGTCCGAAGTACATATATGAAGAAGCAAAAAAAGAGCAGGAGAAGAATGAATACGAGATCCGATTGATAAATTTCGATGATTTACAAGTGATTGTTGAAGAAGAACAGATGAAACTTATGGATGATTAA
- the gpsB gene encoding cell division regulator GpsB: MLSDKVKLTAKDILEKEFKTAMRGYKPEEVDKFLDWVIKDYETFHQEIEDLQQENMRLRKQLEDTSRRPATQTAGTTNFDILKRLSNLEKHVFGSKLYD, from the coding sequence ATGCTTTCTGATAAAGTGAAATTAACAGCAAAAGATATTTTGGAAAAAGAGTTTAAAACTGCAATGCGCGGCTACAAGCCAGAAGAAGTAGATAAATTTTTGGATTGGGTCATAAAAGATTATGAGACATTTCATCAGGAAATTGAAGATTTACAACAAGAAAATATGCGATTAAGAAAACAGCTTGAAGATACTTCAAGGCGCCCAGCTACGCAAACAGCGGGAACTACTAATTTCGATATACTAAAACGGCTATCCAATTTAGAAAAGCATGTTTTTGGCAGTAAATTGTACGATTGA